From Aquabacter sp. L1I39, the proteins below share one genomic window:
- a CDS encoding transglutaminase family protein, whose translation MITLRISHRTTYRYSEPVRLCPHRLMLRPRVGGAVRLIGHQVLTDPYGHLAFGSDVFGNDLVTATFPAPTDRLSIQAVSTVELSDPRPPRASLAPEAATYPLIYPDADWSDLGALTSFHSPDPDGRLMAFAQGFVAGPGTDTLALLADLNAGIARRLRYVIRTFESAQAPLETLDLGFGSCRDYAVLFAEAARRLGFGARLVSGYLFTPNRIPFGPQDQGATHAWAEIFLPGAGWVAFDPTNSTVAGGDLIPVAVARTMDLATPVSGTYLGNNNVFQGMDVEVSVTPAW comes from the coding sequence TTGATCACCTTGAGGATCAGCCATCGGACCACCTATCGCTATAGCGAGCCGGTGCGCCTGTGCCCCCACCGCCTGATGCTGCGGCCGCGGGTGGGCGGCGCTGTGCGGCTCATCGGCCACCAGGTGCTGACCGATCCCTATGGGCATCTCGCCTTCGGCTCGGATGTATTCGGCAACGACCTTGTCACCGCCACCTTTCCCGCGCCCACCGACCGCCTGTCCATCCAGGCGGTCTCGACGGTGGAACTGTCCGATCCCCGCCCGCCGCGTGCGTCCCTGGCGCCGGAGGCGGCCACCTATCCCCTCATTTATCCGGACGCCGACTGGTCAGACCTTGGCGCGCTCACCTCCTTCCATTCGCCGGACCCGGACGGGCGGCTCATGGCGTTCGCGCAAGGCTTCGTGGCCGGCCCCGGCACCGATACGCTGGCCTTGCTGGCCGACCTCAATGCGGGCATCGCACGGCGCCTGCGCTATGTGATCCGCACCTTTGAAAGCGCGCAGGCGCCGCTGGAGACGCTGGACCTGGGCTTTGGCTCCTGCCGGGACTATGCGGTTCTATTCGCGGAGGCGGCGCGGCGGCTGGGCTTCGGCGCGCGTCTGGTGTCCGGCTATCTGTTCACGCCCAACCGAATCCCCTTCGGCCCGCAGGACCAGGGCGCGACCCATGCCTGGGCGGAAATCTTCCTGCCGGGCGCCGGCTGGGTCGCGTTCGACCCCACCAACAGCACGGTGGCAGGGGGTGATCTCATCCCTGTGGCGGTGGCCCGCACCATGGACTTGGCCACGCCCGTGTCCGGCACCTATCTGGGCAATAACAATGTGTTCCAGGGCATGGATGTGGAGGTGTCGGTCACGCCAGCCTGGTGA
- a CDS encoding NAD(P)/FAD-dependent oxidoreductase, producing MADTYDVVVVGGAVTGSSTAYHLAADPAFGGRVLVVEQDPSYQRCASALSAASIRQQYSTAINVDISLYGITFLREIGERLAVDGDRPEIGLKEGGYLFLATARGEAAMRASNVLQTGRGADIALLDPEALVARFPWLSTEGIALGSLGLTGEGWFDGYGLMQAFRKKARSLGVTYAAARAEGLEMSGGRVTGVRLSDGRTISCGVVVNAAGAGGTALARSAGVEIPVANKKRMIFTFTCADPVTDCPLMIDPTGVYVRPEGTGFLCGTSPPEDEDPDSTDFEVDHTFFEERIWPVLAERVPAFERIRQGRAWAGHYDMNLFDHNAILGAAPDVDNLLLANGFSGHGLQQSPAVGRGLAELITYGSYRSLDLSPLAYERLTRAAPLLETAVV from the coding sequence ATGGCCGACACCTATGACGTGGTGGTGGTGGGGGGTGCCGTCACCGGCAGTTCCACCGCCTATCACCTGGCCGCGGACCCCGCCTTTGGCGGCCGCGTGTTGGTGGTGGAGCAGGACCCCAGCTACCAGCGCTGCGCCTCCGCGCTTTCGGCGGCCTCCATCCGCCAGCAATATTCCACCGCCATCAATGTGGACATCTCGCTCTATGGCATCACCTTCCTGCGCGAGATCGGCGAGCGGCTGGCGGTGGACGGCGACCGGCCTGAAATCGGCCTGAAGGAAGGCGGCTATCTCTTCCTGGCCACCGCGCGCGGCGAGGCGGCCATGCGCGCCTCCAACGTCCTCCAGACCGGGCGCGGCGCCGACATCGCCCTGCTCGATCCCGAGGCGCTGGTCGCCCGCTTCCCGTGGTTGAGCACCGAGGGCATCGCGCTCGGCAGCCTGGGGCTGACCGGGGAAGGCTGGTTCGACGGCTACGGCCTCATGCAGGCCTTCCGCAAGAAGGCCCGGTCGCTGGGCGTCACCTATGCCGCCGCGCGGGCCGAAGGGCTGGAAATGAGCGGCGGCCGGGTCACCGGCGTGCGCCTCTCCGACGGGCGGACCATCTCTTGCGGGGTGGTGGTGAATGCCGCTGGCGCCGGCGGCACGGCGCTCGCCCGCTCGGCCGGAGTGGAGATCCCCGTCGCCAATAAGAAGCGGATGATCTTCACCTTCACCTGCGCCGATCCGGTGACGGACTGCCCGCTGATGATCGACCCCACCGGCGTTTATGTGCGCCCCGAGGGCACCGGCTTCCTGTGCGGCACTTCCCCGCCCGAGGACGAGGACCCCGACAGCACCGACTTCGAGGTGGACCACACCTTCTTCGAGGAGCGCATCTGGCCGGTGCTTGCCGAGCGCGTGCCCGCCTTCGAGCGCATCCGCCAGGGCCGGGCCTGGGCCGGGCACTACGACATGAACCTGTTCGACCACAATGCCATTCTGGGCGCCGCGCCGGACGTGGACAATCTGTTGCTGGCGAACGGTTTTTCGGGCCACGGCCTGCAGCAGTCGCCCGCCGTCGGGCGGGGGCTGGCGGAACTGATCACCTATGGCAGCTATCGCAGCCTGGATCTCTCCCCGCTCGCCTATGAGCGCCTCACGCGCGCCGCGCCCTTGCTGGAGACCGCGGTCGTCTAG
- a CDS encoding leucyl aminopeptidase, translated as MPDTVSVSFAKHGAAPKGVLLALADDSLALGKETLKVLKPIKSTFERALDADRFRGAMGAALDLIAPSGLNVPRVLVLGVGKAGELKSQDFVRLGGLVAGRIPASAREATLIVDLPSGAVGAKAAAEIALGVRLRAYSFDRYKTKKKDNEGEASALSLTLLVADPAAAERAWAVEGAIADGVILARDLVNEPPNVLDPPEFARRAEALAEVGVAVEVLDDAALSEIGMRALLGVGQGSIKESRVVVMRWNGGAEGEAPVAFIGKGVTFDTGGISIKPAAGMEDMKGDMGGAACVTGLMHALAARKAKVNAVGVIGLVENMPDGAAQRPGDIVTSLSGQTIEIINTDAEGRLVLADVLWYAKERFQPRFMVDLATLTGAILVALGTVHAGLFANDDELAQRIAAAGEATGETVWRMPLGAAYDKLIDSKFADMKNTGGRNGGSITAAQFLQRFVDKTAWAHLDVAGTAMASPSSDINKSWGSGWGVRLLNQLVADHYEG; from the coding sequence ATGCCCGATACCGTGTCCGTTTCCTTCGCCAAGCACGGCGCCGCGCCCAAGGGGGTGCTGCTGGCGCTCGCGGACGATAGCCTGGCCCTGGGCAAGGAAACCCTGAAGGTCTTGAAGCCCATCAAATCCACCTTCGAGCGGGCGCTGGATGCGGACCGCTTCCGGGGCGCCATGGGCGCGGCGCTGGATCTGATCGCTCCCTCGGGCCTCAACGTGCCGCGCGTCCTCGTGCTGGGCGTCGGCAAGGCGGGCGAGTTGAAGAGCCAGGATTTCGTCCGGCTCGGCGGCCTGGTGGCTGGCCGCATCCCCGCCAGTGCCCGCGAGGCAACGCTCATCGTGGACCTGCCGTCCGGCGCCGTGGGCGCCAAGGCGGCCGCCGAGATCGCGCTCGGCGTGCGGCTGCGGGCCTATAGCTTCGATCGCTACAAGACCAAGAAGAAGGACAATGAAGGCGAGGCCAGCGCCCTGTCCCTCACCCTCCTGGTCGCTGACCCCGCCGCCGCCGAGCGCGCCTGGGCAGTTGAGGGGGCGATCGCCGATGGTGTCATCCTCGCCCGCGATCTCGTCAACGAGCCGCCGAACGTGCTCGATCCGCCCGAATTCGCCCGCCGCGCCGAAGCCCTCGCCGAGGTGGGAGTCGCGGTGGAGGTGCTGGACGATGCGGCGCTCTCCGAAATCGGCATGCGCGCGCTGCTGGGCGTCGGCCAGGGCTCCATCAAGGAAAGCCGGGTGGTGGTGATGCGCTGGAATGGCGGCGCGGAAGGGGAGGCGCCCGTCGCCTTCATCGGCAAGGGCGTGACCTTCGACACCGGCGGCATCTCCATCAAGCCGGCGGCGGGCATGGAGGACATGAAGGGCGACATGGGCGGCGCGGCATGCGTCACCGGCCTGATGCACGCTCTGGCGGCCCGCAAGGCCAAGGTGAATGCGGTGGGCGTCATCGGCCTCGTTGAGAACATGCCCGACGGCGCCGCCCAGCGCCCCGGCGACATCGTCACCTCCCTGTCCGGCCAGACCATCGAGATCATCAATACCGATGCCGAGGGCCGGCTCGTCCTGGCGGATGTGCTCTGGTACGCCAAGGAGCGCTTCCAGCCGCGCTTCATGGTGGATCTGGCCACGCTGACCGGCGCCATCCTGGTGGCGCTCGGCACCGTGCATGCGGGCCTGTTCGCCAATGACGACGAACTGGCCCAGCGCATCGCGGCGGCGGGCGAAGCCACCGGCGAGACGGTGTGGCGCATGCCGCTGGGCGCGGCCTATGACAAGCTCATCGATTCCAAGTTCGCCGACATGAAGAATACCGGCGGGCGCAATGGCGGCTCCATCACGGCGGCCCAGTTCCTCCAGCGCTTCGTGGACAAGACCGCCTGGGCGCATCTGGACGTGGCGGGCACCGCCATGGCCTCGCCCAGCAGCGACATCAACAAGAGCTGGGGCTCGGGCTGGGGCGTGCGGCTGCTGAACCAGCTGGTCGCCGACCATTACGAAGGCTGA
- a CDS encoding SDR family NAD(P)-dependent oxidoreductase: MTDRPLADRIALVTGATRGIGAATAVALAAAGAHVVAIGRTEGALEELDDAVKAAGSSATLVPLDVTDYEAIDRLGAALFERYGRLDVFVGNAGVLGPITPLGHVDPKDFDQALAVNVTANYRFVRSLDPLLRLSTAGRAVFVTSGAVHKARAYWGPYAVTKAALELLGRTWAAETATTNLKVNLFNPGPIRTRMRAKAFPFEDAQTLPAPEEAAAAILELCLPAFEASGKLYDFPTRALLDFKSPA; the protein is encoded by the coding sequence ATGACCGACCGGCCGCTTGCCGACAGGATCGCACTCGTCACTGGCGCCACGCGGGGCATCGGGGCGGCCACGGCCGTGGCCCTTGCCGCCGCCGGGGCCCATGTGGTGGCCATCGGCCGCACCGAAGGGGCGCTGGAGGAGTTGGACGACGCGGTGAAGGCGGCCGGCAGCTCCGCCACCTTGGTGCCGCTGGACGTCACCGACTATGAGGCCATCGACCGGCTCGGCGCTGCGCTCTTTGAGCGCTATGGGCGCCTCGATGTGTTCGTGGGCAATGCGGGCGTGCTCGGCCCCATTACGCCGCTCGGCCATGTGGACCCGAAGGATTTCGACCAGGCGCTCGCCGTCAATGTGACGGCCAATTACCGTTTCGTGCGCTCCCTGGACCCGCTCTTGCGCCTCTCCACGGCGGGGCGGGCGGTGTTCGTCACCTCGGGCGCGGTGCACAAGGCGCGGGCTTATTGGGGGCCCTATGCGGTGACCAAGGCGGCGCTGGAACTGCTCGGGCGCACCTGGGCGGCGGAGACGGCCACCACCAATCTCAAGGTCAATCTCTTCAATCCCGGCCCCATCCGCACGCGCATGCGGGCCAAGGCCTTCCCGTTTGAGGATGCCCAGACCCTTCCCGCTCCCGAAGAGGCGGCCGCCGCCATTCTGGAACTGTGCCTGCCCGCCTTCGAGGCCTCGGGCAAGCTCTACGACTTCCCCACCCGCGCGCTGCTGGACTTCAAGTCCCCCGCCTGA
- the purF gene encoding amidophosphoribosyltransferase has product MDAGPLNLDLDLNGDRLREECGVFGIFNHPDAAAITAIGLHALQHRGQEAAGIVVYDGNRFHSERRLGLVADAFSDAAVIDRLPGHIAVGHVRYSTTGETLLRNVQPLFAELDAGGFAVGHNGNLTNGLTLRRQLVREGAITQSTTDTEAILHLVARSKKPRFVDRFVDALRAIEGAYSLVAVTNKKLIGARDPLGIRPLVLGVLEGSYILASETCALDIIGATYVRDIENGEVVVIDEEGIQSLRPFPEMQPRPCIFEYIYFARPDSVVGGRSVYQVRKTMGQVLAQESGVEADVIVPVPDSGVPAAIGYSQVSGIPYELGIIRNHYVGRTFIQPTQTVRDQGVRMKHSANRSVVAGKRIVLVDDSLVRGTTSVKIVRMMRDAGATEVHFRIASPPITHPDYYGIDTPDRDKLLAATHDLEGMRRYIGADSLAFLSVNGVYRAMGYEARDPVRPQFTDHCFTGDYPTPLTDRSGSVAAQQLSLLAEAS; this is encoded by the coding sequence ATGGACGCGGGGCCGCTCAACCTGGATCTCGATCTCAATGGCGACCGGCTGCGCGAAGAATGCGGCGTATTCGGCATCTTCAACCATCCCGACGCGGCGGCCATCACCGCCATCGGCCTCCACGCGCTCCAGCATCGCGGCCAGGAGGCGGCGGGCATCGTCGTGTATGACGGCAACCGCTTCCATTCCGAACGCCGCCTCGGCCTCGTGGCGGATGCCTTCTCGGACGCGGCGGTCATCGACCGCCTGCCGGGCCATATCGCGGTCGGGCATGTGCGCTATTCCACCACGGGCGAAACGCTGCTGCGCAACGTGCAGCCGCTGTTTGCCGAACTGGACGCCGGCGGCTTCGCGGTCGGCCACAATGGCAACCTCACCAATGGCCTGACGCTGCGCCGCCAATTGGTGCGCGAGGGCGCCATCACCCAGTCCACCACCGACACCGAGGCCATCCTCCATCTGGTGGCCCGCTCCAAGAAGCCCCGCTTCGTCGACCGCTTCGTGGACGCGCTGCGCGCCATCGAGGGCGCCTATTCGCTGGTGGCGGTCACCAACAAGAAGCTCATCGGCGCCCGCGACCCGCTGGGCATCCGCCCGCTGGTGCTCGGCGTGCTCGAAGGCTCCTATATCCTGGCGTCCGAGACCTGCGCCCTCGACATTATCGGCGCCACCTATGTGCGCGACATCGAGAATGGCGAAGTGGTCGTCATCGACGAGGAGGGCATCCAGTCGCTGCGGCCCTTCCCCGAGATGCAGCCGCGCCCCTGCATCTTCGAGTACATCTATTTCGCCCGGCCGGATTCCGTGGTGGGCGGGCGGTCCGTGTACCAGGTGCGCAAGACTATGGGCCAGGTGCTGGCCCAGGAGAGCGGCGTCGAGGCGGACGTGATCGTTCCGGTGCCGGATTCCGGCGTGCCGGCGGCCATCGGCTATTCCCAGGTGTCCGGCATTCCCTATGAGCTGGGTATCATCCGCAACCATTATGTGGGCCGCACCTTCATCCAGCCCACCCAGACGGTGCGCGACCAGGGCGTGCGCATGAAGCACTCGGCCAACCGCTCCGTGGTGGCCGGCAAGCGCATCGTGCTGGTGGATGACAGCCTCGTGCGCGGCACCACCTCGGTGAAGATCGTGCGCATGATGCGCGATGCGGGCGCCACCGAAGTGCATTTCCGCATCGCCTCGCCGCCCATCACCCATCCCGATTATTACGGCATCGACACGCCGGACCGGGACAAGCTGCTCGCCGCCACCCACGATCTGGAAGGCATGCGGCGCTATATCGGCGCGGATTCGCTGGCCTTCCTGTCCGTGAACGGCGTCTATCGCGCCATGGGCTATGAGGCGCGCGACCCGGTTCGTCCCCAATTCACCGACCACTGCTTCACCGGCGACTATCCCACCCCCCTGACCGACCGGTCCGGGTCGGTCGCCGCCCAGCAGCTTTCCCTGCTCGCCGAAGCCAGCTGA
- a CDS encoding CvpA family protein: MPVTLLDLILIAVMLISGLLAMVRGLLREVFSIVSWIAAAGVTVYFYPKLLPFTKQYISQDTVALAVTVGILFLGTLLIVSIISARLSDIVLDSRIGALDRTLGFLFGLARGLLVVVVAFLFFNWLVPDKNQPPWVLNAKSRPVLQNTGNWLVSLLPDDPENTILKRLKRSPAGEEGETPAPPSGQRTERGGTTVAAASSAVAAGGEAGYRRGDRQGFDQLLESTRGTGQ, translated from the coding sequence ATGCCTGTGACGCTGCTGGATCTCATCCTCATTGCCGTAATGCTCATCTCCGGCCTTCTGGCCATGGTGCGCGGCCTGCTGCGGGAAGTCTTCAGCATCGTGTCCTGGATCGCGGCCGCTGGCGTGACGGTGTATTTTTACCCGAAGCTTCTGCCTTTCACGAAACAATATATCTCGCAGGATACGGTGGCCCTGGCCGTCACTGTGGGAATCCTGTTCCTCGGCACGCTCCTGATCGTCTCCATCATCAGCGCCCGCCTGTCCGACATCGTGCTGGACAGCCGAATCGGCGCGCTGGACCGTACGCTGGGCTTCCTGTTTGGATTGGCCCGCGGCCTTCTCGTGGTGGTGGTTGCCTTCCTGTTTTTCAACTGGCTCGTCCCGGACAAGAACCAGCCGCCATGGGTTTTGAACGCCAAATCCCGCCCTGTGCTTCAAAATACAGGGAATTGGCTGGTCTCGCTGTTGCCGGATGACCCGGAGAACACCATTCTTAAGCGACTTAAGCGTTCGCCCGCCGGCGAGGAGGGCGAGACGCCTGCGCCTCCGAGCGGGCAACGCACGGAGCGTGGGGGCACCACAGTTGCAGCTGCATCGTCGGCCGTGGCGGCAGGCGGTGAAGCCGGATACCGCCGCGGTGACCGGCAAGGGTTTGATCAGCTGCTCGAGAGTACGCGCGGCACCGGCCAGTGA
- the radA gene encoding DNA repair protein RadA — protein sequence MAKRGAHFVCQACGATYTRWLGKCEACGAWNTIAEEAEVVASVPAAQRASRKGRAVPLESLQGQGTPPPRLVSGIGELDRVAGGGFVPGSILLLGGDPGIGKSTLLVQASAALASAGHRVIYVSGEEAVDQVRLRAGRLGLGEAQVGLAAETNAENILATLASGPPVRMVVIDSIQTMWSDSVESAPGTVTQVRTSAQLMVRFAKQSGAAVILVGHVTKDGQIAGPRVVEHMVDAVLSFEGDGGHQFRILRAQKNRFGPTDEIGVFEMTGKGLSEVPNPSELFLSNRDAGAPGTAVFAGMEGTRPVLVEIQALVAPSTLGTPRRAVVGWDSSRLAMVLAVLDARCGVRLGGHDVYLNVAGGLRIGEPAADLAVAAALVSALTGAPLPQESVYFGEVSLTGAVRQVSQTPARLKEAAKLGFSRAVMPAASTEGLDAPVGVDAVPSLASLVAAIAARAPRKAALPPRETSAQED from the coding sequence ATGGCCAAGCGTGGCGCCCATTTCGTCTGCCAGGCCTGCGGGGCCACCTATACGCGCTGGCTCGGCAAGTGCGAGGCCTGCGGGGCCTGGAACACCATCGCGGAAGAAGCCGAGGTGGTGGCCTCCGTCCCCGCCGCCCAGCGGGCGAGCCGCAAGGGACGGGCGGTGCCGCTGGAGAGCCTCCAGGGCCAGGGCACGCCACCGCCGCGCCTCGTCTCCGGCATCGGCGAGCTGGACCGGGTGGCGGGTGGTGGCTTCGTGCCCGGCTCCATCCTGTTGCTGGGCGGGGACCCCGGCATCGGCAAGTCCACGCTTCTGGTGCAGGCCTCGGCCGCTTTGGCCTCGGCGGGACACCGGGTCATCTATGTCTCGGGCGAAGAGGCGGTGGACCAGGTGCGCCTGCGCGCCGGGCGCCTCGGCCTTGGCGAGGCGCAGGTGGGCCTTGCCGCCGAGACCAATGCGGAGAACATCCTGGCGACGCTGGCGAGCGGCCCGCCCGTGCGCATGGTGGTCATCGATTCCATCCAGACCATGTGGTCGGACTCGGTGGAATCGGCGCCGGGCACGGTGACGCAGGTGCGCACCTCCGCCCAATTGATGGTGCGCTTCGCCAAGCAGTCCGGCGCCGCCGTGATCCTGGTGGGGCATGTGACCAAGGACGGCCAGATCGCCGGTCCCCGCGTGGTGGAGCACATGGTGGATGCGGTGCTCTCCTTCGAGGGCGATGGCGGTCACCAGTTCCGCATCCTGCGGGCGCAGAAGAACCGCTTCGGCCCCACCGACGAGATCGGCGTCTTCGAGATGACCGGCAAGGGCCTCTCGGAAGTGCCCAACCCTTCGGAGCTCTTCCTGTCCAACCGCGATGCGGGGGCCCCCGGCACGGCGGTGTTCGCGGGCATGGAGGGCACGCGGCCGGTGCTGGTGGAAATCCAGGCCCTCGTCGCCCCCTCCACCCTCGGCACACCCCGGCGCGCGGTGGTGGGGTGGGATTCCAGCCGCCTCGCCATGGTGCTGGCGGTGCTGGATGCCCGCTGCGGCGTGCGCCTCGGGGGGCATGATGTCTATCTGAACGTGGCGGGTGGCCTGCGCATCGGCGAGCCGGCGGCGGATCTGGCGGTGGCGGCGGCCTTGGTCTCCGCGCTCACCGGCGCGCCCTTGCCGCAGGAATCGGTCTATTTCGGCGAGGTCAGCCTGACGGGGGCCGTGCGCCAGGTCTCCCAGACGCCGGCACGGTTGAAGGAGGCGGCCAAGCTCGGCTTCTCCCGCGCCGTCATGCCCGCCGCCAGTACGGAAGGCCTGGATGCGCCCGTTGGCGTCGATGCCGTTCCTTCCCTCGCAAGCCTCGTTGCCGCCATTGCGGCACGCGCGCCGCGCAAGGCTGCCCTGCCGCCCCGTGAGACATCGGCGCAAGAGGACTGA
- the alr gene encoding alanine racemase, which produces MTSLSLMPKDVADTAIDRSNAVLTIDLDALADNWRALARLAAPAECSAVVKANAYGLGIAHAAPALWQAGARTFFVALLEEGVRLRAVLPEATIYVLGGLLPGTEAAFEACNLRPVLGSLPEIADWAAHVRTLGAERPAAIHVDTGMNRLGITVDEAVALGVEGAGFRPSLIMSHLACADTPSHPLTARQVERFSRAAAAFPGVPASLANSAGVQSGPEFRFDLVRPGIALYGGAAIAGRAPLKPVVRLEVPIIQVRQGLPGDSVGYGAAQRLARDSRIAVLSLGYADGFHRAFGSADGRPGADAIIAGQRCPLVGRISMDLVTVDVTDLPPQAVQRGQSAVLLGEGIGVDELAAHGGTIGYEVLTGLGARYRRVYVSGAG; this is translated from the coding sequence ATGACTTCGCTCTCCCTCATGCCCAAGGATGTCGCCGACACGGCCATTGACCGCTCGAACGCCGTCCTCACCATCGATCTCGACGCCCTCGCCGACAATTGGCGCGCCCTGGCGCGCCTTGCTGCGCCGGCGGAGTGCTCGGCCGTGGTGAAGGCCAACGCCTATGGCCTCGGCATCGCCCATGCGGCGCCCGCTTTGTGGCAAGCGGGGGCGCGCACCTTCTTCGTGGCGCTGCTGGAAGAGGGCGTGCGCCTGCGCGCGGTGCTGCCGGAGGCCACCATCTATGTGCTCGGCGGCCTGCTGCCCGGCACGGAGGCGGCGTTCGAGGCCTGCAATCTGCGTCCGGTTTTGGGCAGCCTGCCGGAGATCGCCGACTGGGCGGCCCATGTCCGCACGCTGGGTGCCGAGCGGCCGGCAGCGATCCATGTGGACACCGGCATGAACCGGTTGGGCATCACCGTGGACGAGGCGGTGGCGCTGGGCGTGGAAGGGGCCGGCTTCCGGCCGAGCCTCATCATGAGCCATCTGGCCTGCGCCGATACGCCCAGCCATCCGCTCACTGCCCGACAGGTGGAGCGCTTTTCCCGCGCCGCTGCCGCCTTTCCGGGCGTCCCCGCCTCGCTCGCCAATTCGGCGGGCGTGCAGTCCGGTCCCGAATTTCGGTTCGACCTGGTGCGGCCGGGCATCGCCCTTTACGGCGGCGCGGCGATCGCGGGCCGCGCGCCGCTCAAGCCGGTGGTGCGTCTGGAGGTGCCCATCATCCAGGTGCGCCAGGGGCTTCCCGGCGACAGCGTGGGCTATGGCGCCGCCCAGCGCCTTGCCCGCGACAGCCGCATTGCCGTGCTCTCGCTCGGCTATGCGGACGGCTTCCACCGCGCCTTCGGGTCCGCCGATGGGCGGCCGGGGGCGGATGCCATCATCGCCGGACAGCGCTGCCCGCTGGTGGGGCGCATCTCCATGGATCTGGTGACCGTCGACGTCACCGACCTGCCGCCGCAGGCGGTGCAGCGCGGCCAGAGCGCGGTGCTGCTGGGCGAGGGCATCGGCGTCGATGAACTGGCGGCCCATGGCGGCACCATCGGCTATGAGGTGCTCACCGGCCTCGGCGCCCGCTACCGGCGGGTCTATGTCAGCGGGGCGGGCTGA
- a CDS encoding replicative DNA helicase produces the protein MLDLPAARDDVEPSYRQAPHNLDAEQALLGAILVNNEAFYRVSDFLKPEHFFEPIHSRIFELAGSLVRAGKVATPVTLKTFLPVDFEVGGLTAPQYLARLAAEATTIINAEDYGRTIYDLAVRRQLIQIGEEIVNEAYEAPIESTPQEQIEEAEKRLYAIAESGRYDGGFVRFGDALRDSVDMANRAFQREGHLSGIATGLDDLDHQMGGLQPSDLLILAGRPAMGKTALVTNIAFNIASAYRGEQKPDGTIATVSGGIVGFFSLEMSAEQLATRILAEQAEIASYKIRRGDISESEFSKLAAAAQTMQVIPLYIDDTGGISIAQLVARARRLKRQRGLDFMVVDYLQLLSGSAKTSSQGRVQEITEITTGLKALAKELNVPIVALSQLSRQVEARDDKRPQLSDLRESGSIEQDADVVMFVYREEYYLKSREPKPGTEEWFKWEADMKAAEGVAEVIIGKQRHGPTGTVKVHFEAQFTRFSNLAREDRLPDHR, from the coding sequence ATGCTTGATCTGCCTGCCGCCCGTGACGACGTGGAACCGAGCTATCGTCAGGCGCCCCACAATCTGGACGCCGAGCAGGCGCTCCTGGGCGCCATTCTGGTGAACAACGAGGCCTTCTACCGCGTCTCCGACTTCCTGAAGCCCGAGCATTTCTTCGAGCCCATCCATTCGCGCATCTTCGAGCTGGCGGGCTCGCTGGTGCGCGCCGGCAAGGTGGCGACGCCGGTCACGCTCAAGACCTTCCTGCCGGTGGATTTCGAGGTGGGCGGCCTGACCGCGCCCCAATATCTGGCGCGGCTTGCGGCCGAAGCCACCACCATCATCAATGCCGAGGATTACGGCCGCACCATCTATGACCTGGCGGTGCGGCGGCAGCTGATCCAGATCGGCGAGGAGATCGTCAACGAGGCCTATGAAGCCCCCATCGAGTCGACGCCCCAGGAACAGATCGAGGAGGCGGAAAAGCGCCTCTACGCCATCGCCGAAAGCGGGCGCTATGACGGCGGCTTCGTGCGCTTCGGCGATGCGCTGCGCGATTCGGTGGATATGGCCAACCGCGCCTTCCAGCGCGAGGGCCACCTCTCCGGCATCGCCACCGGCCTTGATGACCTCGACCACCAGATGGGTGGCCTTCAGCCCTCCGACCTTCTGATTCTCGCTGGCCGCCCAGCCATGGGCAAGACGGCGCTCGTCACCAACATCGCCTTCAACATCGCCTCGGCCTATCGCGGCGAGCAGAAGCCGGACGGCACCATCGCCACCGTGTCCGGCGGCATCGTGGGCTTCTTCTCGCTGGAAATGTCAGCCGAGCAATTGGCCACCCGTATCCTGGCCGAGCAGGCGGAGATCGCCTCCTACAAGATCCGCCGCGGCGACATTTCCGAGAGCGAGTTTTCCAAGCTCGCCGCCGCCGCCCAGACCATGCAGGTGATCCCGCTTTATATCGACGATACCGGCGGCATCTCCATCGCCCAATTGGTGGCCCGCGCCCGGCGGCTGAAGCGCCAGCGCGGCCTCGACTTCATGGTGGTGGACTATCTTCAGCTGCTGTCCGGCTCGGCCAAGACCTCATCCCAGGGCCGCGTGCAGGAAATCACCGAGATCACCACGGGCCTCAAAGCCCTCGCCAAGGAGCTGAACGTGCCCATCGTGGCGCTGTCCCAGCTCTCCCGACAGGTGGAAGCGCGCGACGACAAGCGCCCGCAATTGTCGGACCTGCGCGAATCCGGCTCCATCGAGCAGGACGCCGACGTGGTCATGTTCGTGTATCGCGAGGAATATTACCTCAAAAGCCGCGAGCCCAAGCCCGGCACCGAGGAATGGTTCAAGTGGGAGGCGGACATGAAGGCCGCCGAGGGGGTGGCCGAAGTGATCATCGGCAAGCAGCGCCACGGCCCCACCGGCACCGTTAAGGTGCATTTCGAGGCCCAGTTCACCCGCTTCTCCAACCTCGCCCGCGAGGATCGGCTGCCGGACCATCGATGA